The following are from one region of the Vicugna pacos chromosome 9, VicPac4, whole genome shotgun sequence genome:
- the NUCB1 gene encoding nucleobindin-1 isoform X2 gives MPPSGPRAALLILPPLLLLRVILAVPLERGATQKENPATESPDTGLYYHRYLQEVINVLETDGHFREKLQAANAEDIKSGKLSRELDFVSHHVRTKLDELKRQEVSRLRMLLKAKMDAEQEPNVQLDHLSLLKQFEHLDPQNQHTFEARDLELLIQTATRDLAQYDAAHHEEFKRYEMLKEHERRRYLESLGEEQRKEAERKLEEQQRRHREHPKVNVPGSQAQLKEVWEELDGLDPNRFNPKTFFILHDINSDGVLDEQELEALFTKELEKVYDPKNEEDDMREMEEERLRMREHVMKNVDTNQDRLVTLEEFLASTQRKEFGDTGEGWETVEMHPAYTEDELRRFEEELAAREAELNAKAQRLSQETEALGRSQGRLEAQKRELQQAVLQMEQRKQQQQSHNDPAVGPEGQLKFHPNTDDAPVPAPAGDQKDVDTSEKKVPEQTPGLPQGDSQNL, from the exons ATGCCGCCCTCTGGGCCCCGGGCCGCCCTCCTCATCCTGCCACCTCTGCTGTTGCTGCGCGTTATTCTGGCCGTGCCTCTGGAGCGGGGGGCTACCCAGAAGGAGAATCCCGCGACCGAGAGCCCC GATACAGGCCTGTACTATCACCGGTACCTCCAAGAGGTCATCAACGTGCTGGAGACGGACGGGCACTTCCGGGAAAAGCTGCAGGCTGCCAACGCCGAGGACATCAAG AGCGGGAAGCTGAGCCGGGAGCTGGACTTTGTCAGCCACCATGTCCGCACCAAGCTGGACGAGCTCAAGCGGCAGGAGGTGTCGAGGCTGCGGATGCTGCTTAAGGCCAAGATGGATGCGGAGCAGGAGCCCA ATGTACAGTTGGATCACCTGAGCCTCCTGAAGCAGTTTGAACATCTGGACCCTCAGAATCAGCACACATTCGAGGCCCGGGACCTGGAGCTGCTCATCCAGACG GCCACCCGGGACCTTGCCCAGTACGATGCAGCCCATCACGAAGAGTTTAAACGCTACGAGATGCTCAAGGAACATGAGAGACGCCGTTATCTAGAGTCACTGGGAGAGGAGCAGCgaaaggaggcagagaggaagctGGAAGAGCAACAGCGCCGGCACCGAGAACACCCCAAAGTCAACGTGCCT GGCAGCCAAGCCCAGTTGAAGGAGGTATGGGAGGAGCTGGATGGATTGGACCCCAACAGGTTTAACCCCAAGACCTTCTTCATACTGCATG ATATCAACAGCGATGGGGTCCTGGATGAGCAGGAGCTGGAGGCCCTCTTCACCAAGGAG CTGGAGAAGGTGTATGACCCAAAGAACGAAGAGGATGATATgcgggagatggaggaggagcgGCTGCGCATGCGGGAACACGTGATGAAGAAC GTGGACACCAACCAGGACCGCCTTGTGACCCTGGAGGAGTTCCTCGCATCTACGCAGAGGAAGGAGTTTGGGGACACGGGGGAGGGCTGGGAG ACAGTGGAGATGCACCCTGCCTACACGGAGGATGAGCTGAGGCGTTTTGAGGAGGAGCTAGCTGCCCGGGAGGCAGAGCTCAATGCCAAGGCCCAGCGCCTCAGCCAGGAGACCGAGGCTCTGGGGCGCTCCCAGGGCCGCCTGGAGGCCCAGAAACGAGAGCTGCAGCAG gctgTTCTGCAAATGGAACAGAGGAAACAGCAGCAGCAAAGCCACAATGACCCAGCTGTCGGCCCTGAAGGACAGCTCAAGTTCCACCCCAACACAg ATGATGCACCCGTCCCAGCTCCAGCTGGTGACCAGAAGGATGTGGACACTTCAGAAAAGAAGGTTCCTGAACAGACCCCAGGGCTGCCCCAAGGGGATTCACAGAACCTGTGA
- the NUCB1 gene encoding nucleobindin-1 isoform X1, producing the protein MPPSGPRAALLILPPLLLLRVILAVPLERGATQKENPATESPVSGPALLASQDTGLYYHRYLQEVINVLETDGHFREKLQAANAEDIKSGKLSRELDFVSHHVRTKLDELKRQEVSRLRMLLKAKMDAEQEPNVQLDHLSLLKQFEHLDPQNQHTFEARDLELLIQTATRDLAQYDAAHHEEFKRYEMLKEHERRRYLESLGEEQRKEAERKLEEQQRRHREHPKVNVPGSQAQLKEVWEELDGLDPNRFNPKTFFILHDINSDGVLDEQELEALFTKELEKVYDPKNEEDDMREMEEERLRMREHVMKNVDTNQDRLVTLEEFLASTQRKEFGDTGEGWETVEMHPAYTEDELRRFEEELAAREAELNAKAQRLSQETEALGRSQGRLEAQKRELQQAVLQMEQRKQQQQSHNDPAVGPEGQLKFHPNTDDAPVPAPAGDQKDVDTSEKKVPEQTPGLPQGDSQNL; encoded by the exons ATGCCGCCCTCTGGGCCCCGGGCCGCCCTCCTCATCCTGCCACCTCTGCTGTTGCTGCGCGTTATTCTGGCCGTGCCTCTGGAGCGGGGGGCTACCCAGAAGGAGAATCCCGCGACCGAGAGCCCCGTGAGTGGCCCTGCCCTGCTCGCCAGCCAG GATACAGGCCTGTACTATCACCGGTACCTCCAAGAGGTCATCAACGTGCTGGAGACGGACGGGCACTTCCGGGAAAAGCTGCAGGCTGCCAACGCCGAGGACATCAAG AGCGGGAAGCTGAGCCGGGAGCTGGACTTTGTCAGCCACCATGTCCGCACCAAGCTGGACGAGCTCAAGCGGCAGGAGGTGTCGAGGCTGCGGATGCTGCTTAAGGCCAAGATGGATGCGGAGCAGGAGCCCA ATGTACAGTTGGATCACCTGAGCCTCCTGAAGCAGTTTGAACATCTGGACCCTCAGAATCAGCACACATTCGAGGCCCGGGACCTGGAGCTGCTCATCCAGACG GCCACCCGGGACCTTGCCCAGTACGATGCAGCCCATCACGAAGAGTTTAAACGCTACGAGATGCTCAAGGAACATGAGAGACGCCGTTATCTAGAGTCACTGGGAGAGGAGCAGCgaaaggaggcagagaggaagctGGAAGAGCAACAGCGCCGGCACCGAGAACACCCCAAAGTCAACGTGCCT GGCAGCCAAGCCCAGTTGAAGGAGGTATGGGAGGAGCTGGATGGATTGGACCCCAACAGGTTTAACCCCAAGACCTTCTTCATACTGCATG ATATCAACAGCGATGGGGTCCTGGATGAGCAGGAGCTGGAGGCCCTCTTCACCAAGGAG CTGGAGAAGGTGTATGACCCAAAGAACGAAGAGGATGATATgcgggagatggaggaggagcgGCTGCGCATGCGGGAACACGTGATGAAGAAC GTGGACACCAACCAGGACCGCCTTGTGACCCTGGAGGAGTTCCTCGCATCTACGCAGAGGAAGGAGTTTGGGGACACGGGGGAGGGCTGGGAG ACAGTGGAGATGCACCCTGCCTACACGGAGGATGAGCTGAGGCGTTTTGAGGAGGAGCTAGCTGCCCGGGAGGCAGAGCTCAATGCCAAGGCCCAGCGCCTCAGCCAGGAGACCGAGGCTCTGGGGCGCTCCCAGGGCCGCCTGGAGGCCCAGAAACGAGAGCTGCAGCAG gctgTTCTGCAAATGGAACAGAGGAAACAGCAGCAGCAAAGCCACAATGACCCAGCTGTCGGCCCTGAAGGACAGCTCAAGTTCCACCCCAACACAg ATGATGCACCCGTCCCAGCTCCAGCTGGTGACCAGAAGGATGTGGACACTTCAGAAAAGAAGGTTCCTGAACAGACCCCAGGGCTGCCCCAAGGGGATTCACAGAACCTGTGA
- the TULP2 gene encoding tubby-related protein 2 isoform X1, with translation MSQENDIWKKEALGDELATMRLQKLEQQRRLFEKKQRRKRQEALMVRANLDSFLWPRRPWWREKRLSGDRGPGNPFLQENVPEAHLRPVTHSVLGTVSCCGDGSGECGPLVSLTEADSSDPELEEVSVEDVLASSPPYEEPPGTRRRGWPARQRPGGSAEDESEFQDVGDEYEVPSPRPNPGMDGDGGHGDLASNKVGEDLEEQNEESESTVRNSPGAAGEEVSEASEGTGSTGSSDAGSSPRWPPRAPGPWPGKNMEAYVLRPARCGCTVQCCIRRDKRGVDKGMFPCYYLYLEVPDGQKYFLLAARKRKRSKTSSYLISLDPTDISREGDNFVGKVRSNVLGTKFSIFDNGVNPEKKNFFPETTRIRKELGAVCYETNVLGFRGPRKMTVIIPGIDAQNQRISVQPQNEQESLLSRLQRGATQGLALLQNKAPSWSDDSGTYVLDFHGRVTRASVKNFQIVHPDDPNYVVLQFGRVAPDAFTMDFCFPLCPLQAFAICLSIFNGKLACE, from the exons ATGTCTCAGGAGAATGACATATGGAAGAAAGA GGCCCTGGGGGATGAGCTTGCCACCATGAGGCTACAGAAGCTGGAACAGCAG CGGCGGCTGTTTGAGAAGAAGCAGCGACGGAAGCGCCAAGAGGCCCTCATGGTTCGGGCCAATCTGGATTCTTTCCTGTGGCCCCGGCGACCATGGTGGCGGGAGAAACGCCTCTCGGGAGACAGGG GCCCCGGGAACCCTTTTCTTCAGGAGAACGTGCCAGAGGCACATCTGCGCCCTGTTACCCACAGTGTCCTGGGCACTGtgagctgctgtggagatggcAGTGGCGAGTGTGGCCCACTGGTATCGCTGACAGAGGCAG ACAGTTCCGATCCGGAGTTGGAGGAAGTCTCTGTGGAGGATGTTCTCGCCTCTTCACCTCCTTATGAAGAGCCTCCGGGGACTCGACGCAGGGGTTGGCCAGCCCGCCAACGACCTG GGGGCAGTGCTGAGGATGAGAGTGAATTCCAGGATGTTGGAGATGAATACGAGGTGCCTAGTCCGAGACCAAACCCTGGAATGGATGGTGATGGGGGCCATGGAGACTTGGCCTCCAACAAGGTGGGAG AAGACCTGGAAGAGCAGAATGAGGAGTCGGAGTCTACTGTGAGGAACTCCCCAGGGGCGGCCGGCGAGGAGGTGTCCGAAGCCTCGGAAGGCACGGGCAGCACGGGCAGCAGCGATGCCGGGAGCTCGCCCCGCTGGCCTCCCCGCGCCCCAGGCCCTTGGCCGGGCAAGAACATGGAAGCGTATGTGCTGAGGCCTGCGCGGTGCGGTTGCACGGTGCAGTGTTGCATCAGGCGTGACAAGCGCGGCGTAGACAAGGGCATGTTCCCTTGCTACTATCTCTACCTGGAGGTGCCCGACGGCCAGAAG TACTTCCTTTTGGCTGCGcgcaagagaaaaagaagcaaaacctCTAGTTATCTCATCTCCCTGGACCCCACAGACATATCTCGGGAGGGAGACAATTTTGTGGGTAAAGTCAG ATCTAATGTCTTGGGCACGAAGTTCTCCATCTTCGACAATGGGGTGAATCCTGAAAAGAAGAATTTCTTCCCAGAGACTACTCGGATCAGGAAGGAGCTGGGGGCTGTGTGTTAT GAGACCAACGTCTTGGGATTCCGAGGGCCTCGGAAAATGACTGTAATCATTCCAGGAATTGACGCCCAAAACCAGAGAATTAGCGTCCAGCCACAAAAT GAACAGGAGTCGCTACTGAGTCGCCTCCAACGGGGGGCCACCCAGGGGCTGGCCCTGCTGCAAAATAAAGCCCCATCGTGGAGCGACGACAGCGGCACCTATGTGCTCGATTTTCATGGTCGCGTCACCCGGGCCTCAGTCAAGAACTTCCAGATCGTGCATCCGGATGACC CGAACTACGTGGTGCTCCAGTTCGGCCGCGTAGCCCCAGACGCGTTCACCATGGACTTCTGCTTCCCACTCTGCCCTCTCCAAGCCTTCGCCATCTGCTTGTCCATTTTCAATGGGAAGCTGGCGTGTGAGTAA
- the TULP2 gene encoding tubby-related protein 2 isoform X2 → MSQENDIWKKEALGDELATMRLQKLEQQRRLFEKKQRRKRQEALMVRANLDSFLWPRRPWWREKRLSGDRGPGNPFLQENVPEAHLRPVTHSVLGTVSCCGDGSGECGPLVSLTEADSSDPELEEVSVEDVLASSPPYEEPPGTRRRGWPARQRPGGSAEDESEFQDVGDEYEVPSPRPNPGMDGDGGHGDLASNKGEDLEEQNEESESTVRNSPGAAGEEVSEASEGTGSTGSSDAGSSPRWPPRAPGPWPGKNMEAYVLRPARCGCTVQCCIRRDKRGVDKGMFPCYYLYLEVPDGQKYFLLAARKRKRSKTSSYLISLDPTDISREGDNFVGKVRSNVLGTKFSIFDNGVNPEKKNFFPETTRIRKELGAVCYETNVLGFRGPRKMTVIIPGIDAQNQRISVQPQNEQESLLSRLQRGATQGLALLQNKAPSWSDDSGTYVLDFHGRVTRASVKNFQIVHPDDPNYVVLQFGRVAPDAFTMDFCFPLCPLQAFAICLSIFNGKLACE, encoded by the exons ATGTCTCAGGAGAATGACATATGGAAGAAAGA GGCCCTGGGGGATGAGCTTGCCACCATGAGGCTACAGAAGCTGGAACAGCAG CGGCGGCTGTTTGAGAAGAAGCAGCGACGGAAGCGCCAAGAGGCCCTCATGGTTCGGGCCAATCTGGATTCTTTCCTGTGGCCCCGGCGACCATGGTGGCGGGAGAAACGCCTCTCGGGAGACAGGG GCCCCGGGAACCCTTTTCTTCAGGAGAACGTGCCAGAGGCACATCTGCGCCCTGTTACCCACAGTGTCCTGGGCACTGtgagctgctgtggagatggcAGTGGCGAGTGTGGCCCACTGGTATCGCTGACAGAGGCAG ACAGTTCCGATCCGGAGTTGGAGGAAGTCTCTGTGGAGGATGTTCTCGCCTCTTCACCTCCTTATGAAGAGCCTCCGGGGACTCGACGCAGGGGTTGGCCAGCCCGCCAACGACCTG GGGGCAGTGCTGAGGATGAGAGTGAATTCCAGGATGTTGGAGATGAATACGAGGTGCCTAGTCCGAGACCAAACCCTGGAATGGATGGTGATGGGGGCCATGGAGACTTGGCCTCCAACAAG GGAGAAGACCTGGAAGAGCAGAATGAGGAGTCGGAGTCTACTGTGAGGAACTCCCCAGGGGCGGCCGGCGAGGAGGTGTCCGAAGCCTCGGAAGGCACGGGCAGCACGGGCAGCAGCGATGCCGGGAGCTCGCCCCGCTGGCCTCCCCGCGCCCCAGGCCCTTGGCCGGGCAAGAACATGGAAGCGTATGTGCTGAGGCCTGCGCGGTGCGGTTGCACGGTGCAGTGTTGCATCAGGCGTGACAAGCGCGGCGTAGACAAGGGCATGTTCCCTTGCTACTATCTCTACCTGGAGGTGCCCGACGGCCAGAAG TACTTCCTTTTGGCTGCGcgcaagagaaaaagaagcaaaacctCTAGTTATCTCATCTCCCTGGACCCCACAGACATATCTCGGGAGGGAGACAATTTTGTGGGTAAAGTCAG ATCTAATGTCTTGGGCACGAAGTTCTCCATCTTCGACAATGGGGTGAATCCTGAAAAGAAGAATTTCTTCCCAGAGACTACTCGGATCAGGAAGGAGCTGGGGGCTGTGTGTTAT GAGACCAACGTCTTGGGATTCCGAGGGCCTCGGAAAATGACTGTAATCATTCCAGGAATTGACGCCCAAAACCAGAGAATTAGCGTCCAGCCACAAAAT GAACAGGAGTCGCTACTGAGTCGCCTCCAACGGGGGGCCACCCAGGGGCTGGCCCTGCTGCAAAATAAAGCCCCATCGTGGAGCGACGACAGCGGCACCTATGTGCTCGATTTTCATGGTCGCGTCACCCGGGCCTCAGTCAAGAACTTCCAGATCGTGCATCCGGATGACC CGAACTACGTGGTGCTCCAGTTCGGCCGCGTAGCCCCAGACGCGTTCACCATGGACTTCTGCTTCCCACTCTGCCCTCTCCAAGCCTTCGCCATCTGCTTGTCCATTTTCAATGGGAAGCTGGCGTGTGAGTAA
- the TULP2 gene encoding tubby-related protein 2 isoform X5 has protein sequence MSQENDIWKKEALGDELATMRLQKLEQQRRLFEKKQRRKRQEALMVRANLDSFLWPRRPWWREKRLSGDRGPGNPFLQENVPEAHLRPVTHSVLGTVSCCGDGSGECGPLVSLTEADSSDPELEEVSVEDVLASSPPYEEPPGTRRRGWPARQRPGGSAEDESEFQDVGDEYEGEDLEEQNEESESTVRNSPGAAGEEVSEASEGTGSTGSSDAGSSPRWPPRAPGPWPGKNMEAYVLRPARCGCTVQCCIRRDKRGVDKGMFPCYYLYLEVPDGQKYFLLAARKRKRSKTSSYLISLDPTDISREGDNFVGKVRSNVLGTKFSIFDNGVNPEKKNFFPETTRIRKELGAVCYETNVLGFRGPRKMTVIIPGIDAQNQRISVQPQNEQESLLSRLQRGATQGLALLQNKAPSWSDDSGTYVLDFHGRVTRASVKNFQIVHPDDPNYVVLQFGRVAPDAFTMDFCFPLCPLQAFAICLSIFNGKLACE, from the exons ATGTCTCAGGAGAATGACATATGGAAGAAAGA GGCCCTGGGGGATGAGCTTGCCACCATGAGGCTACAGAAGCTGGAACAGCAG CGGCGGCTGTTTGAGAAGAAGCAGCGACGGAAGCGCCAAGAGGCCCTCATGGTTCGGGCCAATCTGGATTCTTTCCTGTGGCCCCGGCGACCATGGTGGCGGGAGAAACGCCTCTCGGGAGACAGGG GCCCCGGGAACCCTTTTCTTCAGGAGAACGTGCCAGAGGCACATCTGCGCCCTGTTACCCACAGTGTCCTGGGCACTGtgagctgctgtggagatggcAGTGGCGAGTGTGGCCCACTGGTATCGCTGACAGAGGCAG ACAGTTCCGATCCGGAGTTGGAGGAAGTCTCTGTGGAGGATGTTCTCGCCTCTTCACCTCCTTATGAAGAGCCTCCGGGGACTCGACGCAGGGGTTGGCCAGCCCGCCAACGACCTG GGGGCAGTGCTGAGGATGAGAGTGAATTCCAGGATGTTGGAGATGAATACGAG GGAGAAGACCTGGAAGAGCAGAATGAGGAGTCGGAGTCTACTGTGAGGAACTCCCCAGGGGCGGCCGGCGAGGAGGTGTCCGAAGCCTCGGAAGGCACGGGCAGCACGGGCAGCAGCGATGCCGGGAGCTCGCCCCGCTGGCCTCCCCGCGCCCCAGGCCCTTGGCCGGGCAAGAACATGGAAGCGTATGTGCTGAGGCCTGCGCGGTGCGGTTGCACGGTGCAGTGTTGCATCAGGCGTGACAAGCGCGGCGTAGACAAGGGCATGTTCCCTTGCTACTATCTCTACCTGGAGGTGCCCGACGGCCAGAAG TACTTCCTTTTGGCTGCGcgcaagagaaaaagaagcaaaacctCTAGTTATCTCATCTCCCTGGACCCCACAGACATATCTCGGGAGGGAGACAATTTTGTGGGTAAAGTCAG ATCTAATGTCTTGGGCACGAAGTTCTCCATCTTCGACAATGGGGTGAATCCTGAAAAGAAGAATTTCTTCCCAGAGACTACTCGGATCAGGAAGGAGCTGGGGGCTGTGTGTTAT GAGACCAACGTCTTGGGATTCCGAGGGCCTCGGAAAATGACTGTAATCATTCCAGGAATTGACGCCCAAAACCAGAGAATTAGCGTCCAGCCACAAAAT GAACAGGAGTCGCTACTGAGTCGCCTCCAACGGGGGGCCACCCAGGGGCTGGCCCTGCTGCAAAATAAAGCCCCATCGTGGAGCGACGACAGCGGCACCTATGTGCTCGATTTTCATGGTCGCGTCACCCGGGCCTCAGTCAAGAACTTCCAGATCGTGCATCCGGATGACC CGAACTACGTGGTGCTCCAGTTCGGCCGCGTAGCCCCAGACGCGTTCACCATGGACTTCTGCTTCCCACTCTGCCCTCTCCAAGCCTTCGCCATCTGCTTGTCCATTTTCAATGGGAAGCTGGCGTGTGAGTAA
- the TULP2 gene encoding tubby-related protein 2 isoform X3 encodes MEERVSGEIRALGDELATMRLQKLEQQRRLFEKKQRRKRQEALMVRANLDSFLWPRRPWWREKRLSGDRGPGNPFLQENVPEAHLRPVTHSVLGTVSCCGDGSGECGPLVSLTEADSSDPELEEVSVEDVLASSPPYEEPPGTRRRGWPARQRPGGSAEDESEFQDVGDEYEVPSPRPNPGMDGDGGHGDLASNKVGEDLEEQNEESESTVRNSPGAAGEEVSEASEGTGSTGSSDAGSSPRWPPRAPGPWPGKNMEAYVLRPARCGCTVQCCIRRDKRGVDKGMFPCYYLYLEVPDGQKYFLLAARKRKRSKTSSYLISLDPTDISREGDNFVGKVRSNVLGTKFSIFDNGVNPEKKNFFPETTRIRKELGAVCYETNVLGFRGPRKMTVIIPGIDAQNQRISVQPQNEQESLLSRLQRGATQGLALLQNKAPSWSDDSGTYVLDFHGRVTRASVKNFQIVHPDDPNYVVLQFGRVAPDAFTMDFCFPLCPLQAFAICLSIFNGKLACE; translated from the exons ATGGAAGAAAGAGTGAGTGGGGAAATAAG GGCCCTGGGGGATGAGCTTGCCACCATGAGGCTACAGAAGCTGGAACAGCAG CGGCGGCTGTTTGAGAAGAAGCAGCGACGGAAGCGCCAAGAGGCCCTCATGGTTCGGGCCAATCTGGATTCTTTCCTGTGGCCCCGGCGACCATGGTGGCGGGAGAAACGCCTCTCGGGAGACAGGG GCCCCGGGAACCCTTTTCTTCAGGAGAACGTGCCAGAGGCACATCTGCGCCCTGTTACCCACAGTGTCCTGGGCACTGtgagctgctgtggagatggcAGTGGCGAGTGTGGCCCACTGGTATCGCTGACAGAGGCAG ACAGTTCCGATCCGGAGTTGGAGGAAGTCTCTGTGGAGGATGTTCTCGCCTCTTCACCTCCTTATGAAGAGCCTCCGGGGACTCGACGCAGGGGTTGGCCAGCCCGCCAACGACCTG GGGGCAGTGCTGAGGATGAGAGTGAATTCCAGGATGTTGGAGATGAATACGAGGTGCCTAGTCCGAGACCAAACCCTGGAATGGATGGTGATGGGGGCCATGGAGACTTGGCCTCCAACAAGGTGGGAG AAGACCTGGAAGAGCAGAATGAGGAGTCGGAGTCTACTGTGAGGAACTCCCCAGGGGCGGCCGGCGAGGAGGTGTCCGAAGCCTCGGAAGGCACGGGCAGCACGGGCAGCAGCGATGCCGGGAGCTCGCCCCGCTGGCCTCCCCGCGCCCCAGGCCCTTGGCCGGGCAAGAACATGGAAGCGTATGTGCTGAGGCCTGCGCGGTGCGGTTGCACGGTGCAGTGTTGCATCAGGCGTGACAAGCGCGGCGTAGACAAGGGCATGTTCCCTTGCTACTATCTCTACCTGGAGGTGCCCGACGGCCAGAAG TACTTCCTTTTGGCTGCGcgcaagagaaaaagaagcaaaacctCTAGTTATCTCATCTCCCTGGACCCCACAGACATATCTCGGGAGGGAGACAATTTTGTGGGTAAAGTCAG ATCTAATGTCTTGGGCACGAAGTTCTCCATCTTCGACAATGGGGTGAATCCTGAAAAGAAGAATTTCTTCCCAGAGACTACTCGGATCAGGAAGGAGCTGGGGGCTGTGTGTTAT GAGACCAACGTCTTGGGATTCCGAGGGCCTCGGAAAATGACTGTAATCATTCCAGGAATTGACGCCCAAAACCAGAGAATTAGCGTCCAGCCACAAAAT GAACAGGAGTCGCTACTGAGTCGCCTCCAACGGGGGGCCACCCAGGGGCTGGCCCTGCTGCAAAATAAAGCCCCATCGTGGAGCGACGACAGCGGCACCTATGTGCTCGATTTTCATGGTCGCGTCACCCGGGCCTCAGTCAAGAACTTCCAGATCGTGCATCCGGATGACC CGAACTACGTGGTGCTCCAGTTCGGCCGCGTAGCCCCAGACGCGTTCACCATGGACTTCTGCTTCCCACTCTGCCCTCTCCAAGCCTTCGCCATCTGCTTGTCCATTTTCAATGGGAAGCTGGCGTGTGAGTAA
- the TULP2 gene encoding tubby-related protein 2 isoform X4, with the protein MRLQKLEQQRRLFEKKQRRKRQEALMVRANLDSFLWPRRPWWREKRLSGDRGPGNPFLQENVPEAHLRPVTHSVLGTVSCCGDGSGECGPLVSLTEADSSDPELEEVSVEDVLASSPPYEEPPGTRRRGWPARQRPGGSAEDESEFQDVGDEYEVPSPRPNPGMDGDGGHGDLASNKVGEDLEEQNEESESTVRNSPGAAGEEVSEASEGTGSTGSSDAGSSPRWPPRAPGPWPGKNMEAYVLRPARCGCTVQCCIRRDKRGVDKGMFPCYYLYLEVPDGQKYFLLAARKRKRSKTSSYLISLDPTDISREGDNFVGKVRSNVLGTKFSIFDNGVNPEKKNFFPETTRIRKELGAVCYETNVLGFRGPRKMTVIIPGIDAQNQRISVQPQNEQESLLSRLQRGATQGLALLQNKAPSWSDDSGTYVLDFHGRVTRASVKNFQIVHPDDPNYVVLQFGRVAPDAFTMDFCFPLCPLQAFAICLSIFNGKLACE; encoded by the exons ATGAGGCTACAGAAGCTGGAACAGCAG CGGCGGCTGTTTGAGAAGAAGCAGCGACGGAAGCGCCAAGAGGCCCTCATGGTTCGGGCCAATCTGGATTCTTTCCTGTGGCCCCGGCGACCATGGTGGCGGGAGAAACGCCTCTCGGGAGACAGGG GCCCCGGGAACCCTTTTCTTCAGGAGAACGTGCCAGAGGCACATCTGCGCCCTGTTACCCACAGTGTCCTGGGCACTGtgagctgctgtggagatggcAGTGGCGAGTGTGGCCCACTGGTATCGCTGACAGAGGCAG ACAGTTCCGATCCGGAGTTGGAGGAAGTCTCTGTGGAGGATGTTCTCGCCTCTTCACCTCCTTATGAAGAGCCTCCGGGGACTCGACGCAGGGGTTGGCCAGCCCGCCAACGACCTG GGGGCAGTGCTGAGGATGAGAGTGAATTCCAGGATGTTGGAGATGAATACGAGGTGCCTAGTCCGAGACCAAACCCTGGAATGGATGGTGATGGGGGCCATGGAGACTTGGCCTCCAACAAGGTGGGAG AAGACCTGGAAGAGCAGAATGAGGAGTCGGAGTCTACTGTGAGGAACTCCCCAGGGGCGGCCGGCGAGGAGGTGTCCGAAGCCTCGGAAGGCACGGGCAGCACGGGCAGCAGCGATGCCGGGAGCTCGCCCCGCTGGCCTCCCCGCGCCCCAGGCCCTTGGCCGGGCAAGAACATGGAAGCGTATGTGCTGAGGCCTGCGCGGTGCGGTTGCACGGTGCAGTGTTGCATCAGGCGTGACAAGCGCGGCGTAGACAAGGGCATGTTCCCTTGCTACTATCTCTACCTGGAGGTGCCCGACGGCCAGAAG TACTTCCTTTTGGCTGCGcgcaagagaaaaagaagcaaaacctCTAGTTATCTCATCTCCCTGGACCCCACAGACATATCTCGGGAGGGAGACAATTTTGTGGGTAAAGTCAG ATCTAATGTCTTGGGCACGAAGTTCTCCATCTTCGACAATGGGGTGAATCCTGAAAAGAAGAATTTCTTCCCAGAGACTACTCGGATCAGGAAGGAGCTGGGGGCTGTGTGTTAT GAGACCAACGTCTTGGGATTCCGAGGGCCTCGGAAAATGACTGTAATCATTCCAGGAATTGACGCCCAAAACCAGAGAATTAGCGTCCAGCCACAAAAT GAACAGGAGTCGCTACTGAGTCGCCTCCAACGGGGGGCCACCCAGGGGCTGGCCCTGCTGCAAAATAAAGCCCCATCGTGGAGCGACGACAGCGGCACCTATGTGCTCGATTTTCATGGTCGCGTCACCCGGGCCTCAGTCAAGAACTTCCAGATCGTGCATCCGGATGACC CGAACTACGTGGTGCTCCAGTTCGGCCGCGTAGCCCCAGACGCGTTCACCATGGACTTCTGCTTCCCACTCTGCCCTCTCCAAGCCTTCGCCATCTGCTTGTCCATTTTCAATGGGAAGCTGGCGTGTGAGTAA